CTTACAGTTACTTCACCTTCGGAGGAGTCGATTTAGTACCTATTGTGGAGGAATACATGGCGTTACTTATTTGCCTGAAGATTCAGGCCGATAGGGCCTATTCAAGACCTGTCAATGTCCCtccctttttgaagaaattgataaatatcacggggatgagcgagcaatgggtTGCAGCCCGCATCAAGCAAAAAGGGGATAATAAGTGTATTCCTTGGAGGAATTTGAAAGATTTGATCCTTGCACACCCGGATTCGAAGAAAAGGGTTAACATTTTTGCCTTAAGCCTCTACGATTTGATCATCTTTCCTAAGGCACTCGGACACATAGATGAAGCCGTTTCAGATTTATTCGATCGACTTGATAAAGGTACCACACCCGTCCCGACAATCCTCGCAAAAACTTTCAGATCCTTGAATGCATGTCGGAAAGCGGGCGAGGGAAGATTTATTGGTTGTGCACAGCTTCTTCTAGCTTGGTTCCATAGCCATTTTTGGAAGGTAGAAAAGGTTTCCTATCGGGTCTTCTCTAAGGATTATTCCCCATTAAGAGAATTAGTGGCTACATCGAGGCGAGACGACATCTCTGAAGAGAAATGGATAACTATTCTCTAAAATTTGCGGACCGAAGacgttgaatggagggctccatGGTTGATCCCTGACGAGATCTTATATAGGTGCGGTGATTTTGACTGGGTCCCTCTGGCGGGAATATGGGGAGCCGTTGGATACTCTCCACTGATGGTGTTAAGGTAATATCGATTAAGGTAATTTATACCGGTGACACAAGGGTTGGCACAATGTGAGTTCCTCTATAAAGACAATAATTATAAGAGGAGGGTTCGCAAGATATCATATGCTTGAAACCAAACTCAGAGAATGAAAGGATTCACCACAGGCCCGATGACGACCCCCGAGTATGAATGGTGGTGGGGTAGAAgagtcaacgacaacatcccaAGACCAAATTAAGAGAACACTCAACCGATAGAGGAGCATTTACCGGTTATCTCATCCGAGTTAAAGATCATTAAATAAGACTTTGAGAAAAGGAACTTAgagttggggaagaagatagagcagctagaagaagagaaaatgaagttgGGATTAAACGTCGATATCCACAACCTAGAGGCCTAGAAATtgaggaagggaaagaacaaggcTGAGGAAGATTTGGATAGTCTGAAAATCGATTACAATAAGTTGCGTATGTCGATAAGAACTGCCGGTTTAGGTAAAACGTCGGAGCAATGGTGTCAAGAGATCAAAGAGGAAAAGACTAGAGCCGACCATTGGGAGAAAAGGTTTCAAGATACCCGAGTATGAGAGGACACTCTGAAGAAGAGTTTGTTAGAAACCCAAAACGAAAAGGAAaagttacgagctcgggtggCTGAATTGGAAAGATCACTTCATCAACATTGTAGCCGTAATTCGATAATTGAGCTGAAGGCTAGTTTGAGCAGGATCGAAGAGTTGAAAAGGGAAGTAGAAGAACTCAAGACTACACTACGAGATAGCAAAATTCGAGTGGAACTTCTTGAGGCAAACAACAACCATTACAGGGAACAGCTTCACCACTCTCAGAACtagattagagatagagactaTGTCATGGGCGAAGCTGTAGCTCAGGTTCGGGAGGTAGCCGATTACTTGCAAACCTTGGCAGTTCAGGCTGATGTATTGAGCTTAAAGTACTAGTTGGAATCAGAGCGAGGCTGAaacttagcttggcttcttaggaatgTTAAGGTTTTAGGCATTAGGGcaaagtcgtatatgtaatcatccattctatgtaaagaaatttttcttctagtgaagttcttctaatgaaattgaattagagtcaacgcctctttttgcattcattcatttgcattacatttcatcatatgcattaaatttcacGAAAAGACCCTGATTAAgcaaaattatttcagttaatttggAAACCAACAAGAATCAACCAACCGAACACAGCTACTATACCCGTCATAAAACCAAAACAATGGATCAGATATTGGAAAGGATAGAACACATGCAAAGGGAAATGCAAGAGCAGTTACAAgcacagatgcaagagcaactaGCTAAAATACAACACgatatgaaggaaaaaatggAAGAATCCCAAAATAATCTGATAGGCCAGTTGGCGCAGTTGCTGGCTAGAGAACGCGAAAAGGGGAAGAGCACTATGGGGAACGATAATGAAGACCCTATCTATCCTCCAGGATTTGCTCCGGTAAACACTCAACCACAACCGGAGGTACACCCACAAACGGTACCCCTCACTATCAGGCCCCAACAATACCAGACCAATGCCTCAACACCAATGAATATTCTTATAGGTTCCGgctctaatcccggggataatccagCTAATCCATTTGTCTCGGACCTCGATGACATGGCagaaatggagaaaaagaaaagtaaaccTGGCGAAACAACTCGATGATCGGTGTAAATGGCTTGAAGAAAAGTTCAAAGCGATGGAGACTGTTGATTACCACGGCGGGATCAATGCTAAGGACTTAAGCTTGGTCCCAAATCTGGTGCtcccaccaaaatttaaaaccccggagtttgaaaagtataatAGGACGAGCTGCCCCGAAACTCATGTTACGATGTTTTGTCGAAAGATGATAGGGTATgttaacaatgatcagctgttgaTCCACTATTTCCAAGACAGTCTAATCGGATCTGCGGCCAAGTGGTATAACCAGCTCAGCCATGCCCAAATTGGTTCATGGAAGGACTTGGCTCAAACTTTCATGAAACAATACGGTCACGTAACAGACATAGCACCTGACAGAATTactctacaaaacatggaaaagaagccaaatGAGAGCTTCAGACAGTATGCCCAACGATGGAGGGAGATGGCAATGCAGGTCCAACCACCCCTCCTAGGGAAGGAAACGACCATGCTCTTTATCAACACTCTAAAGGCCCCATTTATTAACCACATGTTAGGGAGCACTGCTAAAAGCTTCTCAGACATAGTAATGTCCGGGGAGATGATAGAAAACGCGGTAAGATGTGGGAAAATTGAAGCGGGGGAAAGTGCCAAAAGATCAGCTCTAAGAAGGAAAGAAAACGAGATGAACAATGCGAGTATATACAATAAGGGTTATTCCAAGCCAGTCACAGTGAGCCAGCCGAGGGCAGTGACTGCTAGCCATCAGGGCTCCGCAAGACAAGATTCCAACCCAAGACCTAACACGGAAAGAGTCCAGTTCACGCCAATCATAATGATGTATAGGGAGCTTTACCAGAATCTATTCGATGCGCATGTGGTGTCTCTATTTTACCTGAAACCCATACAACCTCTATTCCCTAAGTGGTATGACGCAAACGCTCAATGCGAATACCATACAGGAATTGCGAGGCACACAATTGTAAACTGCATGGCCTTCAAAAAATTAATCGAAAGGTTCATAAAGATGGGCATTGTAAAGTTCGATGATCCCATAGGACCTAATATGGTGGGAAATTCGTTGCCCAGATATTCAGACAATGGGGTAAACGCGATAGTCGAAAATGGAAGGAGGAGAACTAAGATGGACGTATCAGAGGTAAAGACTCCGTTGAGATGGGTTTGGAAGAAAATAGTGGAAAAAGGCTTACTTATACAAGATTTAAGGGAGAAGCCTGAATGAGCAAAGTACTACTGTGAATTCCACGAggaggaagggcatgagatccAAAAGTGTAATGAATTTAGGGCCCTGGTACAGAGATTgatagaaaataaagagattgaaTTCTTTGAGTATACTGAGGTCCCGAAGGGAGAAGATGTGTACACGTCAGAGCAAGGGCCAACCAACAAAGTCCATGAGGTCAGTCACCCGGTTGTAATTATATCCCGACCAAGAGCCAATGAAGTCGGAGTACCAATTGCGCCAAATGTCATAATCCAGAAGTCCGTCGCTTTCCCTTATAAAGATAGTAAgagggttccttggaattacgactgtAACGTAACGATCCCGGAAGGGGAGAACCCAACTGGCACTTCGGAGAAAGGTCAAGATGAGGGTTTCTATACATGCAGTGAAAGGCGTTATACCCCGAACACAAAAGCAGAACCAGTTAAAGGAAAATCCGTGGTCGTTaaacaagaaaaggaaaagacAACCAGACCTGAATCACCTATCAATGAGCCTATAACTGAAAATGAGGctaaggaattcttaaaattcctGAAGCACAGCGAGTATAGCATTGTAGAATAATTGCAcaaacaaccagctcgcatatcGGTACTAGCCTTgctcttgagttcagaaactcaccGAAGTGCATTGATGAAGGTTTTGAATGAAACATATGTTGCAGATGATATCTCTGTCAACAAGCTCGATCGTCTGGTCAATAACATCAGCgcgaataattttattttctttaatgatgatgaaataccaatGGGAGGCATAGGATCTACAAAGGCCCTACACATTACCACTCGCTGCAAGGGATATACATTGCCAGGGGTATTGATTGATAATGGATCAGCGTTGAATGTCATGCCCTTGTCCACGTTAAATAGGTTGCCAGTGGATAACTCTTACATGAAGACATGTCAAAACGTCGTGAGAGCATTCGACGGTACGGAAAGAAAAGTGatgggaagaattgagatacCTCTCTTGATTGGCCCAAATAAATACGAAGAGAACATTTTGGTAATGGACATCAAGCCATCATACAATTGCCTGTTGGGGAGGCCATGGATCCACTCAGCGGGAGTAGTACCGTCGTcattaaaccaaaaattgaagTTGGAGCCTGAGGGTAGATTGGTAACGATAAAGCGGAAGAAGATATCATTGCATCTGTTACTAG
The sequence above is drawn from the Gossypium hirsutum isolate 1008001.06 chromosome A05, Gossypium_hirsutum_v2.1, whole genome shotgun sequence genome and encodes:
- the LOC107941131 gene encoding uncharacterized protein, which gives rise to METVDYHGGINAKDLSLVPNLVLPPKFKTPEFEKYNRTSCPETHVTMFCRKMIGYVNNDQLLIHYFQDSLIGSAAKWYNQLSHAQIGSWKDLAQTFMKQYGHVTDIAPDRITLQNMEKKPNESFRQYAQRWREMAMQVQPPLLGKETTMLFINTLKAPFINHMLGSTAKSFSDIVMSGEMIENAVRCGKIEAGESAKRSALRRKENEMNNASIYNKGYSKPVTVSQPRAVTASHQGSARQDSNPRPNTERVQFTPIIMMYRELYQNLFDAHVVSLFYLKPIQPLFPKWYDANAQCEYHTGIARHTIVNCMAFKKLIERFIKMGIVKFDDPIGPNMVGNSLPRYSDNGVNAIVENGRRRTKMDVSERLIENKEIEFFEYTEVPKGEDVYTSEQGPTNKVHEVSHPVVIISRPRANEVGVPIAPNVIIQKSVAFPYKDSKRVPWNYDCNVTIPEGENPTGTSEKGQDEGFYTCSERRYTPNTKAEPVKGKSVVVKQEKEKTTRPESPINEPITENEAKEFLKFLKHSEYSIVE